A stretch of Streptococcus chenjunshii DNA encodes these proteins:
- a CDS encoding Cof-type HAD-IIB family hydrolase, whose amino-acid sequence MARAFKLVVTDMDGTFLNHQGEFSMERLKAVIENFKRKGILFAAASGRSLSNLETTFAEVKNDMAFIAENGTLVSYESAVIFEAAIPKAHYLQALADLRQVPHFNPKNVILSGRQGAYILAQADSAFFDYMSYYYGNLRRVADFEEINDSILKIDTKFPPEHTDISEQLINQQLQDLTAVTTGFGAIDIITKNINKGTAVQKLCERLGVSSQDVLAFGDNLNDYEMLAYAGCAVAPKNARKEIKRLADQIIADHKEFSVMSYIEKL is encoded by the coding sequence ATGGCAAGAGCTTTCAAATTAGTTGTAACTGATATGGACGGAACATTCCTCAATCATCAGGGCGAGTTCAGCATGGAGCGCCTGAAAGCTGTTATTGAGAATTTCAAGCGCAAAGGGATTCTGTTTGCAGCTGCATCTGGGAGGAGTTTAAGCAATTTGGAAACGACTTTTGCTGAAGTCAAAAATGATATGGCCTTTATTGCGGAAAATGGAACTTTGGTCAGTTATGAATCAGCTGTCATATTTGAAGCAGCTATACCTAAAGCACATTATCTGCAGGCTTTGGCTGATTTGCGGCAAGTTCCGCATTTTAATCCTAAGAATGTCATCTTGTCGGGACGGCAGGGAGCCTATATCCTTGCTCAGGCGGATTCTGCCTTTTTTGATTATATGTCTTATTACTACGGGAATCTTAGACGGGTTGCTGATTTTGAAGAGATTAATGACAGTATCTTAAAAATTGATACAAAATTTCCGCCGGAACATACGGATATCAGTGAACAATTGATTAATCAGCAGCTGCAGGATTTAACAGCGGTAACCACTGGCTTTGGAGCGATAGACATTATTACGAAAAATATCAATAAAGGAACAGCTGTTCAAAAATTATGCGAAAGACTTGGTGTTTCATCGCAAGATGTTCTGGCTTTTGGCGACAACCTTAATGATTATGAAATGCTGGCTTATGCTGGCTGTGCGGTTGCCCCTAAAAATGCCAGGAAGGAGATTAAGAGACTGGCTGATCAGATTATTGCCGATCACAAAGAATTTTCAGTCATGTCCTATATAGAAAAATTATAA
- a CDS encoding diacylglycerol kinase family lipid kinase, with amino-acid sequence MTKQKKARLIYNPTSGQEIMKKNVAEVLNILEGFGYETSAFQTTAGKDSAKKEAQRVAEAGFDLIVAAGGDGTINEVVSGIAPLEKRPQIAVIPTGTTNDFARALKIPRGNPIKAAQLIGKNQTIQMDIGKAYENSYFINIAAAGSFTELTYSVPSQLKTTFGYLAYLAKGVELLPGVRTVPVRINHDSGVFEGEVSMIFVALTNSVGGFERIAPDAKLDDGNFTLILIKTANLIEILHLIRKVLDGGKHIYDKRVEYIKTSYLEIQPLSDKRMMINLDGEYGGDAPITLQNLNNHITFYADTDEISDDALVLDQEKLALEAIAQKFTHEVDDLENKAGE; translated from the coding sequence ATGACTAAACAAAAAAAAGCCCGTTTGATTTACAATCCGACATCTGGTCAGGAAATAATGAAAAAAAATGTTGCTGAAGTCTTAAATATTTTAGAAGGATTTGGCTACGAAACTTCAGCTTTTCAAACAACTGCCGGAAAAGATTCGGCCAAAAAAGAAGCACAGCGGGTGGCCGAAGCGGGTTTTGATCTTATTGTTGCTGCTGGAGGAGATGGGACAATCAATGAGGTTGTCAGCGGGATTGCACCTTTAGAAAAACGTCCGCAAATAGCTGTTATCCCGACCGGAACAACAAATGACTTTGCCCGTGCACTTAAAATTCCGCGCGGCAATCCTATTAAAGCGGCTCAGCTAATAGGCAAGAATCAGACTATTCAGATGGATATCGGAAAAGCCTATGAAAATTCATATTTTATCAATATTGCTGCTGCCGGTTCGTTCACTGAATTGACCTACAGCGTCCCCAGCCAATTAAAAACCACTTTTGGTTATCTGGCCTACCTGGCAAAGGGGGTAGAGCTTCTGCCCGGTGTCCGTACAGTCCCTGTCCGTATCAATCACGACAGCGGGGTGTTTGAAGGCGAAGTATCAATGATTTTTGTTGCTCTAACTAATTCGGTCGGCGGTTTTGAGAGGATTGCGCCCGATGCTAAATTGGATGATGGAAATTTCACCTTAATTCTGATTAAGACTGCTAATTTGATCGAAATACTGCACCTAATCCGAAAAGTTTTAGACGGCGGCAAACATATTTATGATAAACGGGTGGAGTATATCAAAACGAGTTATTTGGAAATTCAGCCTTTGTCTGATAAACGCATGATGATTAATCTGGATGGGGAATATGGGGGAGACGCCCCAATCACCCTGCAAAATTTGAATAATCATATTACTTTTTATGCGGACACCGATGAGATTTCCGATGATGCTCTTGTTTTGGATCAGGAAAAACTGGCTTTAGAGGCTATTGCTCAGAAATTTACACACGAAGTAGATGATTTGGAAAACAAAGCAGGAGAGTGA
- the glgD gene encoding glucose-1-phosphate adenylyltransferase subunit GlgD, translated as MKIDKYSAILGNAIGFPEMEGLTAVRPLASLPFDGKYRLIDFQLSNLANAGIRSVYGIFRGQNIRSVFDHIRSGREWGLNTLLSHYFLGFYNTSEDSTVADHDYYDQILTYLKRSGSDQTVYMSCDILCNIDLQQVIHLHNANKRNITVVYKKMPKEFISQANDILEIDEADIVTGRRDRFEDSSTTDKMSAGIYIIDTPWLIEQMEKEAQKDKPQKLRFLLRDLTVSEQALAFEYTGYLANISSVKSYFDANMDMLDSQKFYSLLYSNQRVYTKVKNEESTYYAADSVVKNAQFASGSIVRGDVEHSIVSRNCYIAENSQIINSILFPKVKIGKGVVIENAIVGKNVQIADGVTIRGTQEKPVVIAKSVEIVEDVIQ; from the coding sequence ATGAAGATTGATAAATATTCTGCAATTCTCGGAAATGCCATCGGCTTTCCAGAAATGGAAGGGCTGACAGCTGTGCGCCCATTAGCCAGCCTGCCCTTTGATGGCAAATACCGTTTAATTGACTTTCAACTGTCTAATTTGGCCAATGCAGGTATTCGCAGTGTTTACGGTATTTTCCGCGGTCAAAATATCCGTTCGGTTTTTGATCATATCCGAAGCGGCCGTGAATGGGGACTGAACACCCTTCTCAGCCACTATTTCCTCGGTTTTTACAATACCAGTGAAGACAGTACCGTGGCTGACCATGACTATTATGATCAAATACTGACTTACCTCAAGCGTTCAGGTTCAGACCAAACTGTTTATATGTCCTGCGATATTCTTTGCAATATTGACTTGCAGCAGGTAATTCATCTGCACAATGCTAATAAGCGCAATATCACAGTGGTGTATAAAAAAATGCCGAAAGAGTTTATTTCGCAGGCTAATGATATCTTAGAAATTGATGAAGCTGATATTGTTACCGGCCGCCGTGATCGTTTCGAAGACAGCAGTACGACCGATAAGATGTCAGCAGGGATTTATATCATTGACACACCTTGGCTGATTGAACAGATGGAAAAGGAAGCTCAGAAAGACAAACCTCAAAAACTGCGTTTCTTGCTCAGAGACCTAACGGTCAGTGAACAAGCTTTGGCTTTTGAATATACAGGCTACCTTGCTAACATTTCCTCTGTTAAATCATATTTTGATGCCAATATGGATATGCTGGACAGTCAGAAATTTTATTCGCTGCTTTACTCTAATCAAAGAGTTTATACAAAAGTTAAAAACGAAGAATCGACTTACTATGCAGCAGATTCTGTTGTCAAAAATGCTCAGTTTGCATCTGGCAGTATTGTAAGAGGCGATGTTGAGCATTCTATTGTTTCCCGTAATTGCTATATTGCTGAAAACTCACAGATTATTAACAGTATTCTTTTCCCTAAAGTAAAAATCGGCAAAGGTGTCGTTATTGAAAATGCTATTGTCGGTAAGAATGTTCAGATTGCAGACGGAGTAACTATTCGGGGAACTCAGGAAAAACCGGTTGTTATAGCTAAGTCAGTTGAAATTGTTGAGGATGTTATTCAATGA
- the pulA gene encoding type I pullulanase yields the protein MKNTVIVHYHSRRGNYFELSLWKWRDGQWGTDAHFSRFDSFGAVANLSYPAPYFLSHVYVSVKSPHWTYKTADFRINRNSGIPKTEVWIVDGDDTLYYSRQAAVASHAYSRRQPRAFDMATNSQAFDLKWGFSGWLGFRYQKEQTAFRLWAPTAEHVELILYSSTDEKASVDQVIPMERGTGDYPEDHQKNTQGVWSVTVSDDLNYCAYRYRVYYRRRTFNDTRDPYSLATTADGRRSIVIAPEYLRPEGFTVKQGQEAFWRLDNPNQAVIYEMHVRDFSISETSGVRAENRGKFKGVYEEGTQNQFGDKTGFDYVKELGVTHIQLQPVFDHHQTFDDKGGYAYNWGYDPENYNVPEASFTSNPHEPATRILELKQLIQAYHDAGINVIMDVVYNHTYSSQNSAFQLSVPDYFYRMNADGSFQDGTGCGNETASEKEMFRKYMLDSILYWVKEYNIDGFRFDLMGIHDIDTMNLIRAELDKIDRRILMYGEGWDMGTGLLPEQKAKKENAYQMPRIGFFNDDGRNAVKGAEVYGSFEKGFVSGAPKEDKVAKTVLGSDEFVGYITPSQVLNYVEAHDNYNLNDLLLELHPDDDKITHIKRVELATAMGLLTQGMSFMQIGQEFLRTKLYPTGKDGELTWADKERAMNSYNAPDQVNQVNWRHVTYYKPTIAFIKKIIALKTETPFFSYETFEEIRSHVYVTEAGSGSGFVSFEIDDLITLKVVFCIFGKRLQNLRVNDIIVETNKSYQQNGLDIENLTAMVLDITK from the coding sequence ATGAAGAATACGGTCATTGTGCACTATCACAGCCGGCGCGGCAACTACTTTGAATTAAGCTTATGGAAGTGGCGGGATGGTCAGTGGGGGACAGATGCTCATTTTTCCCGTTTTGACAGCTTTGGTGCGGTTGCTAACTTAAGCTACCCTGCCCCATATTTTCTCAGTCATGTTTATGTCAGTGTTAAAAGTCCGCACTGGACTTATAAAACAGCAGATTTTCGTATTAATCGCAACAGCGGCATTCCTAAAACAGAAGTGTGGATTGTTGATGGCGATGATACCCTGTACTATTCCAGACAGGCTGCGGTTGCCAGCCACGCCTACAGCCGCCGCCAGCCCCGTGCTTTTGATATGGCGACAAACAGTCAGGCTTTTGACTTGAAATGGGGATTTAGCGGCTGGCTGGGCTTCCGGTATCAGAAAGAACAAACCGCTTTTCGTCTGTGGGCGCCGACTGCTGAGCATGTGGAATTAATTCTCTACAGCTCAACGGATGAAAAGGCCAGTGTTGACCAGGTTATCCCTATGGAACGGGGAACAGGGGACTATCCGGAAGATCATCAGAAAAATACACAAGGTGTTTGGTCTGTCACAGTTTCCGATGATCTAAACTACTGTGCTTACCGTTACCGGGTATACTACCGCAGGCGGACCTTTAATGATACAAGGGATCCTTATTCCCTGGCGACAACAGCAGACGGCAGGCGGTCTATTGTTATTGCGCCGGAATATCTGCGTCCGGAAGGATTCACAGTTAAGCAGGGGCAGGAAGCATTCTGGCGCTTGGACAACCCTAATCAGGCCGTTATTTATGAGATGCATGTCCGAGATTTTTCTATTTCTGAAACATCTGGGGTTCGCGCGGAAAATCGCGGAAAGTTTAAAGGAGTCTATGAAGAAGGAACCCAGAATCAGTTTGGTGATAAAACGGGTTTTGACTATGTAAAAGAACTTGGTGTGACTCATATTCAGCTGCAGCCGGTTTTTGATCATCATCAGACTTTTGATGACAAAGGGGGCTACGCTTATAATTGGGGCTATGATCCTGAAAATTACAATGTTCCCGAAGCGAGTTTCACCAGCAATCCGCATGAACCGGCTACTCGGATTTTGGAACTGAAGCAGCTGATTCAGGCCTACCATGATGCCGGTATTAATGTTATTATGGATGTTGTTTACAATCATACTTATTCCTCACAGAATTCAGCTTTTCAGCTGTCTGTCCCGGATTACTTCTACCGGATGAATGCAGATGGTTCTTTCCAGGATGGGACAGGCTGCGGCAATGAGACAGCCAGCGAAAAGGAAATGTTTCGGAAATACATGTTGGATTCTATCTTGTACTGGGTCAAAGAATACAACATTGATGGTTTCCGTTTTGATTTAATGGGGATTCATGATATTGATACCATGAATCTTATTCGGGCCGAACTGGATAAAATTGACCGCCGTATTCTGATGTACGGTGAAGGCTGGGATATGGGAACAGGTCTGCTGCCGGAACAGAAGGCCAAGAAAGAGAATGCTTATCAAATGCCCCGTATCGGTTTTTTTAATGATGATGGGCGCAATGCCGTAAAAGGAGCAGAAGTTTACGGCTCTTTTGAAAAAGGTTTTGTATCCGGTGCTCCTAAAGAAGATAAGGTAGCTAAGACTGTTTTAGGCAGTGATGAGTTTGTCGGTTATATCACACCTTCTCAGGTCTTAAATTATGTTGAGGCCCATGATAATTATAATCTGAATGACTTGCTTCTGGAATTGCATCCTGATGATGATAAGATTACCCATATTAAGCGAGTTGAGTTGGCGACAGCTATGGGGCTCCTGACTCAGGGGATGTCCTTTATGCAAATCGGTCAGGAATTTTTACGGACTAAACTTTATCCGACCGGCAAGGATGGTGAATTAACATGGGCTGACAAAGAAAGAGCGATGAATTCCTACAATGCTCCGGATCAGGTCAATCAGGTCAATTGGCGCCATGTCACTTATTATAAACCGACTATTGCCTTTATAAAGAAAATCATCGCTTTAAAAACTGAAACACCGTTCTTTTCTTACGAAACCTTCGAAGAAATCCGCAGTCATGTTTATGTGACTGAAGCTGGCAGTGGCAGCGGTTTTGTCAGTTTTGAAATTGATGACCTGATAACGCTAAAAGTGGTTTTCTGTATATTTGGAAAACGCTTGCAAAACCTTCGGGTGAATGATATAATAGTAGAGACAAATAAAAGCTATCAACAAAATGGTTTAGACATTGAAAATTTGACAGCGATGGTCCTTGATATTACGAAATAA
- the ligA gene encoding NAD-dependent DNA ligase LigA, with protein MKNRMKKLVEQLNQYAKEYYTEDNPSISDSDYDKLYRELQALEKDYPELIQANSPTHRVGGVVLDGFEKYEHEYPLFSLQDAFSHAELLEFDRRIKAEFPDAEYLAELKIDGLSVSLTYTDGRLQVGATRGDGRIGENITENLKRVKDIPLQLEHNLDITVRGECYLPKASFAKINQERQENGETEFANPRNAAAGTLRQLDTAVVAKRHLATFLYQEASPTEAGSQDAVLKGLGQLGFSVNSHYFLSSSMDEIWNFIEEMTKERDHLPYEIDGVVIKVNSLAMQEELGFTVKAPRWAIAYKFPAEEKEATLLSVDWTVGRTGVVTPTANLTPVQLAGTRVSRATLHNVDYIAEKDIRIGDTVVVYKAGDIIPAVLRVADSGRNQQEPLPIPEHCPSCGSDLLHFEDEVALRCINPLCPSQIKEKLVHFASRDAMNISGLGPAVVEKLFQAELVSDVADIYKLNTEQFMCLEGIKEKSAAKLSQAVQASKSNSAERLLFGLGIRHVGAKVSRQLLEYFGDIETLAGADFAAISSIAGLGEVIARSLETYFAKEEAKRLLEELKGNGVNLSYLGPKRVLDAPLSGMTVVLTGKLTEMTRSQAAEKLQTLGAHVTGSVSKKTDIVVAGSDAGSKLTKAQNLGITVKDEEWLLGL; from the coding sequence ATGAAAAATCGAATGAAGAAACTGGTTGAACAGCTCAATCAATATGCGAAAGAATATTATACTGAGGATAATCCCAGTATTTCTGACAGTGACTATGACAAACTCTACCGTGAGTTACAAGCGCTGGAAAAGGATTATCCGGAGCTCATCCAGGCAAACAGCCCCACACATCGGGTGGGGGGAGTTGTTTTAGACGGATTTGAAAAATACGAACATGAGTATCCGCTCTTTTCTTTGCAGGATGCTTTTTCGCATGCAGAATTATTGGAATTTGACCGCCGCATTAAAGCTGAGTTTCCCGATGCCGAGTATTTGGCTGAATTAAAAATTGACGGTCTGTCTGTTTCCCTGACGTATACTGACGGACGCCTGCAGGTAGGCGCAACGCGCGGAGACGGGCGTATTGGCGAAAATATTACCGAAAATCTAAAAAGAGTAAAAGATATTCCTTTGCAGCTGGAACACAATTTAGATATAACAGTGCGCGGCGAGTGTTATCTGCCTAAAGCCTCTTTTGCTAAAATAAATCAGGAGCGTCAGGAAAATGGTGAAACAGAGTTTGCCAATCCAAGAAATGCTGCTGCTGGGACTTTGCGTCAGCTGGACACGGCTGTAGTGGCTAAACGTCATTTAGCAACTTTTTTGTATCAAGAGGCCAGTCCAACAGAAGCAGGCAGTCAGGACGCTGTTTTAAAGGGACTGGGTCAGCTTGGTTTTTCAGTCAATTCCCATTATTTCTTAAGCTCATCAATGGATGAGATTTGGAACTTTATTGAGGAAATGACTAAAGAACGCGATCATCTTCCTTATGAAATAGATGGTGTTGTTATCAAGGTCAACAGCCTGGCTATGCAGGAAGAGCTGGGCTTTACTGTCAAGGCGCCTCGCTGGGCTATTGCTTATAAATTTCCAGCTGAGGAGAAAGAAGCGACACTCTTGTCAGTAGACTGGACTGTGGGAAGGACTGGAGTTGTTACACCAACAGCAAATTTAACTCCAGTTCAGCTGGCAGGTACCAGAGTAAGCCGGGCGACACTGCATAATGTGGATTATATTGCCGAAAAAGATATTCGTATCGGTGATACTGTTGTTGTCTATAAAGCGGGTGATATCATTCCTGCTGTTTTACGGGTTGCAGACAGCGGCCGGAATCAGCAGGAACCGCTGCCGATTCCAGAGCACTGCCCGTCTTGCGGAAGCGATCTGCTCCATTTTGAAGATGAAGTTGCTCTGCGCTGTATCAATCCCCTTTGTCCGAGTCAGATTAAAGAAAAACTGGTCCATTTTGCCAGCAGAGATGCCATGAATATCAGCGGACTAGGTCCGGCTGTTGTGGAAAAACTTTTTCAGGCAGAGCTGGTCAGTGATGTTGCTGATATCTATAAACTTAACACAGAGCAGTTTATGTGTTTAGAGGGCATTAAGGAAAAGTCAGCGGCTAAACTTTCTCAGGCTGTTCAGGCTTCGAAATCCAATTCTGCCGAGAGACTTTTGTTCGGTTTAGGAATCCGTCATGTCGGCGCAAAAGTCAGCCGCCAGCTTTTAGAGTATTTTGGTGATATAGAAACGCTGGCAGGGGCAGATTTCGCTGCTATTTCGTCCATTGCGGGTCTCGGCGAGGTGATTGCCCGCTCGCTGGAGACTTACTTTGCTAAAGAAGAAGCCAAACGGCTGCTTGAAGAACTGAAGGGGAACGGCGTTAATCTGTCTTATCTGGGACCAAAACGAGTTCTGGACGCCCCTCTGTCAGGGATGACTGTTGTTTTAACCGGGAAATTAACTGAGATGACCCGCAGTCAGGCTGCAGAAAAACTGCAGACGCTCGGTGCCCATGTTACAGGCAGTGTTTCAAAGAAAACCGATATTGTCGTGGCGGGGAGCGATGCTGGTTCCAAATTAACAAAGGCACAGAATTTAGGTATTACTGTCAAAGATGAAGAGTGGCTGCTTGGTTTGTAG
- the glgB gene encoding 1,4-alpha-glucan branching protein GlgB produces MDTKEALFTFGTGENFHIQHYFGVHKEERDGKEGYVFRVWAPNAEALYVIGDFTSWKENPVEMAQNEAGVWEVFTSLPAEGELYKYLVKRSGGQLVEKMDPVALYLEERPGTGAVVKTFAERKWKDSLWMGRRKRFGFKQRPVNIYEVHAGSWKHDASGRPYGFAQLKEELIPYLVKMNYTHVEFMPIMAHPLGMSWGYQLMGYFAFEHSYGTPEEFQDFVEACHLNNIGVIVDWVPGHFTQNDDALAYFDGTPTYEYQDHHRAHNYRWGALNFDLGKNQVQSFLISSALFWIEQYHIDGIRVDAVSNMLYLDYDDGPWAPNQFGGNRNIEGYNFLRRLNGIIKYRHPDVMMVAEESTASTPITRAIDQDGLGFDYKWNMGWMNDILKFYEEDPIYRQYDFNLVTFSFMYAFDENFILPFSHDEVVHGKKSMMHKMWGDRYNQFAGLRNLYTYQMCHPGKKLLFMGSEFGQFLEWKYDHGLEWGNLDEADGLNLKMQQFTSHLNQFYKDNKALWLLDDSYEGLEIIDADNTAQSVLTFIRKNDKGDMLVCVFNMTPVERKEFTIGVPLAGIYEEILNTEMEEYGGVWKENNPQTRTQSGLWKDYQNTLTFTLPALGASIWKIKRRLKNKS; encoded by the coding sequence ATGGACACAAAAGAAGCGCTTTTCACCTTTGGAACCGGAGAGAATTTTCATATTCAGCACTACTTTGGCGTTCACAAAGAAGAGCGAGACGGTAAAGAGGGTTACGTTTTCCGCGTTTGGGCTCCTAATGCCGAGGCTCTGTATGTTATAGGCGATTTTACTTCTTGGAAGGAGAACCCCGTTGAAATGGCCCAAAATGAGGCAGGGGTTTGGGAAGTGTTTACCAGTCTTCCGGCAGAAGGAGAACTGTACAAGTACCTTGTCAAACGAAGCGGAGGACAGCTGGTTGAAAAGATGGATCCAGTTGCCCTTTATTTGGAAGAAAGGCCTGGGACAGGAGCTGTTGTCAAAACTTTTGCAGAGAGAAAATGGAAAGATTCCCTTTGGATGGGACGCCGCAAACGCTTTGGTTTCAAACAGCGGCCGGTTAATATTTATGAAGTCCATGCAGGTTCTTGGAAGCATGACGCTTCGGGTCGGCCTTACGGGTTTGCTCAGCTTAAGGAAGAGCTCATTCCTTATCTGGTAAAAATGAATTATACTCATGTAGAATTTATGCCGATTATGGCACATCCGCTTGGGATGAGCTGGGGCTATCAGCTGATGGGATATTTTGCTTTTGAACACAGCTACGGCACCCCTGAGGAATTTCAGGATTTTGTTGAAGCCTGTCACCTTAATAATATCGGGGTTATCGTAGACTGGGTACCGGGGCATTTTACTCAAAATGATGATGCGCTTGCCTATTTTGACGGTACACCTACTTATGAATATCAAGACCACCATCGGGCTCATAATTATCGCTGGGGTGCCCTTAATTTTGATTTAGGGAAGAATCAGGTGCAGTCTTTTCTGATTTCTAGTGCCTTGTTCTGGATTGAGCAGTACCATATTGACGGAATTCGAGTGGATGCAGTCAGCAATATGCTTTATCTGGACTATGATGATGGTCCATGGGCTCCCAATCAGTTTGGCGGTAATCGCAATATTGAAGGCTATAATTTCTTGCGCAGATTAAACGGCATTATCAAATACCGTCATCCAGATGTGATGATGGTTGCAGAAGAATCGACAGCCTCTACGCCGATTACTAGAGCGATTGATCAGGACGGCCTGGGCTTTGATTATAAGTGGAACATGGGATGGATGAACGATATCCTCAAGTTCTACGAGGAAGATCCTATTTATCGCCAATACGATTTTAATTTAGTGACTTTCAGTTTTATGTATGCATTTGATGAAAACTTTATCCTGCCTTTCTCACACGATGAAGTCGTTCATGGCAAAAAGAGCATGATGCATAAAATGTGGGGAGACCGCTATAATCAGTTTGCCGGCTTGCGCAACCTTTATACTTACCAGATGTGCCATCCTGGGAAAAAACTGCTTTTTATGGGCAGTGAATTCGGTCAGTTCCTTGAATGGAAGTACGATCATGGTCTGGAGTGGGGCAATCTGGATGAAGCTGATGGCCTAAATCTAAAAATGCAGCAGTTTACCAGCCATCTTAATCAGTTTTACAAAGATAATAAGGCCCTCTGGCTGCTGGACGATTCCTACGAAGGTTTGGAAATCATTGATGCGGATAATACTGCTCAAAGTGTCCTTACTTTTATCCGTAAAAACGATAAAGGAGATATGTTAGTCTGCGTCTTTAATATGACACCGGTTGAACGCAAAGAATTTACTATCGGGGTACCGCTGGCAGGTATTTATGAAGAAATCCTTAATACTGAAATGGAAGAATACGGCGGTGTTTGGAAGGAAAACAACCCACAGACACGGACTCAGTCAGGTCTATGGAAAGACTATCAGAATACACTGACCTTTACGCTCCCGGCTTTAGGTGCAAGCATCTGGAAAATTAAACGCCGTTTAAAAAATAAAAGCTGA
- a CDS encoding glucose-1-phosphate adenylyltransferase: MKNEMLALILAGGQGTRLGKLTQSIAKPAVQFGGRYRIIDFALSNCANSGINNVGVITQYQPLALNSHIGNGSSWGLDGINSGATILQPYSATEGNRWFQGTSHAIYQNIDYIDSINPEYVLILSGDHIYKMDYDDMLQTHKDNLASLTVAVIDVPLKEASRFGIMNTDSNNRIVEFEEKPENPKSTKASMGIYIFDWKRLREMLVDAEKNNVEMSDFGKNVIPAYLESGERVYTYNFQGYWKDVGTIESLWEANMEYIGEDNELHSRDRSWKIYSRNLIAPPNFITEEASVKDSLVVDGCFVSGKVEHSILSTNVQVKEGAEIKDSFIMSGAVISEGAKITRAIVGEGAIIGEGVEIDGTEEVQVVGYNEVVGVPNED; this comes from the coding sequence ATGAAGAATGAAATGTTAGCTCTTATCCTCGCTGGAGGACAAGGGACACGTCTTGGAAAATTGACACAAAGTATTGCTAAACCGGCAGTACAGTTCGGCGGCCGTTACCGGATTATTGATTTTGCACTGTCAAACTGTGCAAATTCAGGAATTAATAATGTTGGTGTCATTACACAGTATCAGCCGCTGGCTCTTAACAGCCATATCGGGAATGGTTCAAGCTGGGGACTTGATGGCATTAATTCAGGGGCTACGATTCTTCAGCCCTACTCAGCAACCGAAGGAAACCGCTGGTTTCAGGGGACCAGTCATGCGATTTACCAAAATATTGATTACATTGACTCAATCAATCCAGAATATGTGCTGATTTTGTCAGGCGATCATATTTATAAAATGGATTATGACGATATGCTGCAGACACATAAGGACAATCTGGCCAGCCTGACAGTAGCCGTTATTGATGTCCCGCTTAAAGAAGCCAGCCGCTTTGGTATTATGAACACTGATTCTAATAACCGGATCGTTGAGTTTGAAGAAAAACCAGAAAATCCTAAATCAACTAAGGCTTCTATGGGAATTTATATCTTTGACTGGAAGCGTCTGCGCGAAATGCTGGTTGATGCAGAGAAAAACAATGTTGAAATGTCTGATTTTGGCAAAAATGTTATTCCGGCATACCTTGAATCCGGTGAACGGGTGTATACCTATAATTTCCAAGGCTACTGGAAAGATGTTGGGACTATTGAATCTCTTTGGGAAGCTAATATGGAATACATCGGTGAAGACAATGAGCTGCACAGCCGCGACCGTTCTTGGAAAATTTATTCCAGAAATCTGATTGCGCCGCCTAACTTTATTACTGAAGAAGCCAGTGTTAAAGATTCACTTGTCGTTGACGGCTGTTTTGTTTCAGGAAAGGTTGAGCATTCGATCCTTTCCACAAATGTTCAGGTTAAAGAAGGAGCTGAAATTAAGGATTCCTTTATTATGAGCGGCGCTGTTATCAGCGAGGGTGCGAAGATCACACGGGCTATCGTTGGCGAAGGTGCTATTATTGGTGAAGGCGTGGAAATTGATGGCACGGAAGAAGTGCAAGTTGTTGGTTACAATGAAGTAGTGGGGGTACCAAATGAAGATTGA
- a CDS encoding QueT transporter family protein, with product MKILSVRDYAHIALVAALYIVLTITPPLNALSYGMYQFRVSEMMNFLAFYNPKYIISLTLGCMLANLYSFTLVDVAVGGGSTLVFVTLGVVLFDRYKKEYVLGGVFNKAFFYFSFFFAASMITIAVELTFFGAPFWLSWLTTAVGELVSLLVGSVIIDKVGQHIDLSR from the coding sequence ATGAAAATATTATCTGTACGCGATTATGCCCACATTGCTCTTGTCGCTGCGCTTTATATCGTTTTAACGATTACACCGCCGCTCAATGCGCTTTCTTACGGAATGTATCAGTTCCGTGTCTCGGAAATGATGAATTTCCTTGCATTTTATAATCCTAAATACATCATCAGCTTAACCTTAGGCTGTATGCTGGCCAATTTATACAGTTTCACTCTTGTTGATGTTGCTGTTGGAGGCGGTTCAACCCTTGTCTTTGTTACTTTGGGAGTTGTTCTTTTTGACCGCTATAAAAAAGAATATGTGCTTGGAGGGGTGTTTAATAAAGCTTTCTTCTATTTTTCTTTCTTTTTTGCGGCTTCAATGATTACTATTGCTGTTGAGTTAACCTTTTTTGGTGCCCCTTTTTGGTTGAGCTGGTTGACAACAGCTGTCGGCGAGTTGGTTTCGCTCTTAGTCGGTTCTGTCATCATAGATAAAGTAGGACAGCATATTGATTTGAGCAGATAA